A stretch of the Perca flavescens isolate YP-PL-M2 chromosome 10, PFLA_1.0, whole genome shotgun sequence genome encodes the following:
- the nox1 gene encoding NADPH oxidase 1, whose product MGNWIINNGLSAFIVVVWMGINLFLFVWFYLLYDTGDAFFYTRHLLGSALSWARAPAAVLNFNCMLILLPVCRNLLSLLRGSFMCCGRTMRKQLDKNLTFHKLVAYMIALMTAVHTVAHLLNVEWLNNSRRGQYGELSTALSSLSDSENTTFLNPVRRIDINAQQTPTYFVFTSIAGLTGVVITLALILIITSSMEVIRRSYFEVFWYTHHLFVIFFIGLVFHGAGFIVRRQKTTTPPHNYTLCKDRSGDWGKIPECPVPQFEGGPAQTWWWVIGPIILYVCERVLRFIRYMQRVQYRKIVMHPSKVLELQLVKDGFKMEVGQYVFLNCPAISQLEWHPFTMTSAPEEDFFSVHIRSAGDWTDKLIDIVQNLPEGEQGPKMGVDGPFGTASEDVFDYEVSMLVGAGIGVTPFASILKSIWYKFKISNSKLRTRKIYFYWLCRETHAFEWFSDLLQVLEKEMEERGMGNFLTYKLYLTGWDQNLRFHEGVHFEEDTDVVTGLKQKTHYGRPAWDKEFEQVRKENPTSVVGTFLCGPAVLAKVLEKKCAKYSDVDPRKTKFYFNKENF is encoded by the exons ATGGGTAACTGGATTATTAACAATGGACTTTCAGCCTTCATAGTg GTGGTCTGGATGGGCATCAACCTCTTCCTTTTCGTCTGGTTTTACCTATTGTACGATACGGGTGATGCCTTTTTCTACACGCGTCATCTGTTAGGG TCTGCCTTGTCCTGGGCCAGAGCTCCTGCTGCTGTCCTCAACTTTAACTGCATGCTGATCCTCCTCCCGGTGTGCAGGAACCTGCTGTCGTTGCTCCGAGGCTCCTTCATG tgttgcGGCAGAACAATGAGGAAACAACTGGACAAAAATCTGACTTTCCACAAGCTGGTGGCGTACATGATAGCTCTGATGACAG CCGTGCACACGGTTGCCCATCTGTTGAACGTGGAGTGGCTCAACAACAGCAGACGAGGACAGTATGGTGAACTCAGCACTGCTCTGTCCAGCCTGTCGGACTCAGAAAACACCACCTTCCTGAACCCAGTCCGCAGAATAGACATC AATGCGCAGCAGACTCCAACCTACTTCGTGTTCACCTCCATCGCTGGCCTCACAGGGGTCGTCATCACTCTGGccctcatcctcatcatcaccTCCTCCATGGAGGTCATCAGACGCAGCTATTTCGAAGTCTTCTGGTACACCCACCATCTCTTCGTCATCTTCTTCATTGGACTCGTGTTTCACGGAGCCGG ATTCATCGTGAGGAGACAAAAGACAACGACTCCACCGCACAACTACACCTTATGTAAAGACCGCAGCGGTGACTGGGGAAAGATTCCTGAGTGTCCCGTCCCTCAGTTTGAGGGAGGGCCAGCACAG acctGGTGGTGGGTGATCGGTCCAATCATTCTGTACGTCTGTGAACGTGTGTTGCGTTTCATCCGTTACATGCAGAGAGTGCAATACAGGAAG atCGTGATGCATCCGTCCAAAGTGCTGGAGCTGCAGCTGGTGAAGGACGGTTTTAAAATGGAGGTGGGTCAGTACGTCTTCCTCAACTGCCCGGCCATCTCCCAGCTGGAGTGGCACCCGTTCACCATGACCTCCGCCCCCGAGGAGGACTTCTTCAGCGTCCACATCCGCTCGGCCGGGGACTGGACTGACAAACTCATCGACATCGTGCAGAATCTACCAGAGGGAGAACAGGGACCCAA AATGGGTGTGGACGGACCCTTTGGCACAGCCAGCGAGGACGTATTCGACTACGAGGTCAGCATGCTGGTCGGCGCTGGCATCGGAGTCACTCCCTTCGCATCCATCCTCAAGTCCATCTGGTACAAGTTCAAAATCTCCAACTCTAAACTGCGCACCAGGAAG ATCTACTTCTATTGGCTCTGCCGGGAAACCCATGCCTTTGAGTGGTTTTCTGACCTGCTGCAGGTGctggagaaagagatggaggagagagggatggggAATTTCCTCACCTACAAACTCTATCTGACTGGATGGGATCAAAATCTT cgTTTTCATGAAGGGGTTCACTTTGAAGAGGACACAGATGTGGTCACTGGGCTCAAACAGAAAACTCACTACGGCAGACCCGCCTGGGACAAGGAGTTTGAGCAAGTCCGCAAAGAGAACCCCAC GTCTGTGGTTGGGACTTTCCTGTGTGGCCCTGCAGTTCTAGCAAAAGTCTTAGAAAAGAAATGTGCCAAATACTCAGACGTGGATCCCCGGAAGACCAAATTTTACTTCAACAAGGAGAATTTCTGA
- the xkrx gene encoding XK-related protein 2 isoform X2, with translation MYHKTDDDIWLGFTIAFMLLPAVIIQLALTFIHRDLGRDRPLVLFLHLLMLGPVIRCFEALVVYFKAGKKEEPYVTISRKISLKKGQGMPMEWEIGQSERNLATHRNAFKRTAVIQAFLGSAPQLTLQLYATIQEKYILPARLALMIITLISITYGALVCSVLAIQIRYDDYKVRLRPLAYMCMIVWRGLEIAARITALVLFSTALTHWMILVGMSNLLFFFFLPWVEFWARKGSLTQDVEKNFSKLGTTVVLCMFTLLYACINVFCWSAVQLDLSHRELIERKQRWGRLAMYYGGRFVENFVLITLWYFFKSDFYEYVCAPLLAIQLLICYSLAVLFMLLFYQFCHPCRRLFKYNVHDCLHCICCRTGRREARGRRGKLPPSYSTAATMVLVQEEPLELLDPQNSQPLDLTSQLGERETAIVEDMMEAA, from the exons ATGTACCACAAGACCGACGACGACATCTGGTTGGGCTTCACCATCGCCTTCATGCTGCTGCCCGCCGTGATCATCCAGTTGGCGCTGACGTTCATCCACAGAGACCTGGGTCGGGACCGGCCCCTGGTTCTCTTCCTGCACCTGCTGATGCTCGGCCCTGTCATTAG GTGTTTCGAGGCTCTGGTGGTGTATTTCAAGGCGGGTAAAAAGGAGGAGCCTTACGTCACCATATCCAGGAAGATCAGTCTGAAGAAGGGACAGGGGATGCCTATGGAGTGGGAAATCGGCCAATCGGAGCGCAACCTGGCCACCCACAGAAACGCCTTCAAACGCACCGCGGTCATCCAGGCTTTTCTAGGCTCTGCGCCTCAGCTGACGCTCCAGCTGTATGCCACCATACAGGAGAAATACATCCTCCCTGCAAGAT TGGCTCTGATGATCATCACCCTGATCTCCATCACGTACGGGGCTCTTGTGTGCAGCGTTCTGGCCATCCAGATCCGATACGACGACTACAAGGTGCGCTTGCGCCCTCTGGCCTACATGTGCATGATCGTGTGGAGAGGGCTGGAGATTGCCGCCCGGATCACCGCTCTGGTCCTCTTCAGCACGGCGCTCACACACTGGATGATCCTCGTCGGCATGTCTAacctgctcttcttcttcttcctcccctGGGTTGAGTTCTGGGCCAGGAAAGGCTCGCTGACTCAGGACGTGGAGAAAAACTTCTCTAAGCTGGGCACCACGGTGGTGCTGTGCATGTTTACGTTGCTCTACGCCTGCATCAACGTCTTCTGCTGGTCGGCGGTGCAGCTGGACCTCTCGCATCGAGAGCTCATCGAGAGGAAGCAGCGCTGGGGCCGCCTGGCCATGTACTACGGCGGCCGCTTCGTTGAGAACTTCGTCCTCATCACGCTCTGGTACTTCTTCAAGTCGGACTTCTACGAGTACGTGTGTGCGCCGCTGCTGGCCATCCAGCTGCTGATCTGCTACAGCCTGGCCGTGCTCTTCATGCTGCTCTTCTACCAGTTCTGCCACCCCTGCAGACGCCTCTTCAAGTACAACGTGCACGACTGCCTGCACTGCATCTGCTGCCGTACAGGACGGAGGGAAGCGCGAGGTCGACGAGGGAAGCTGCCGCCCTCGTATTCCACCGCCGCCACCATGGTGCTGGTGCAGGAGGAGCCACTGGAGCTGCTGGACCCCCAAAACTCCCAACCCCTGGACCTCACCAGTCAGCTGGGAGAGCGGGAGACGGCTATTGTTGAAGACATGATGGAAGCGGCCTGA
- the xkrx gene encoding XK-related protein 2 isoform X1 — MTCEVAVEEQEREISDIEPQECSTAAENGVLLVVNHSRIKPPFSVVLATVLYCAEFVSAAVLCSMYHKTDDDIWLGFTIAFMLLPAVIIQLALTFIHRDLGRDRPLVLFLHLLMLGPVIRCFEALVVYFKAGKKEEPYVTISRKISLKKGQGMPMEWEIGQSERNLATHRNAFKRTAVIQAFLGSAPQLTLQLYATIQEKYILPARLALMIITLISITYGALVCSVLAIQIRYDDYKVRLRPLAYMCMIVWRGLEIAARITALVLFSTALTHWMILVGMSNLLFFFFLPWVEFWARKGSLTQDVEKNFSKLGTTVVLCMFTLLYACINVFCWSAVQLDLSHRELIERKQRWGRLAMYYGGRFVENFVLITLWYFFKSDFYEYVCAPLLAIQLLICYSLAVLFMLLFYQFCHPCRRLFKYNVHDCLHCICCRTGRREARGRRGKLPPSYSTAATMVLVQEEPLELLDPQNSQPLDLTSQLGERETAIVEDMMEAA, encoded by the exons atgacgtgTGAAGTGGCCGTGGaagagcaagagagggagatcTCGGACATAGAGCCGCAGGAGTGCTCCACGGCGGCGGAGAACGGAGTCCTGCTGGTGGTCAATCACAGCCGGATCAAGCCTCCGTTCAGCGTCGTGCTGGCCACCGTGCTCTACTGCGCAGAGTTCGTCTCCGCCGCCGTGCTCTGCAGCATGTACCACAAGACCGACGACGACATCTGGTTGGGCTTCACCATCGCCTTCATGCTGCTGCCCGCCGTGATCATCCAGTTGGCGCTGACGTTCATCCACAGAGACCTGGGTCGGGACCGGCCCCTGGTTCTCTTCCTGCACCTGCTGATGCTCGGCCCTGTCATTAG GTGTTTCGAGGCTCTGGTGGTGTATTTCAAGGCGGGTAAAAAGGAGGAGCCTTACGTCACCATATCCAGGAAGATCAGTCTGAAGAAGGGACAGGGGATGCCTATGGAGTGGGAAATCGGCCAATCGGAGCGCAACCTGGCCACCCACAGAAACGCCTTCAAACGCACCGCGGTCATCCAGGCTTTTCTAGGCTCTGCGCCTCAGCTGACGCTCCAGCTGTATGCCACCATACAGGAGAAATACATCCTCCCTGCAAGAT TGGCTCTGATGATCATCACCCTGATCTCCATCACGTACGGGGCTCTTGTGTGCAGCGTTCTGGCCATCCAGATCCGATACGACGACTACAAGGTGCGCTTGCGCCCTCTGGCCTACATGTGCATGATCGTGTGGAGAGGGCTGGAGATTGCCGCCCGGATCACCGCTCTGGTCCTCTTCAGCACGGCGCTCACACACTGGATGATCCTCGTCGGCATGTCTAacctgctcttcttcttcttcctcccctGGGTTGAGTTCTGGGCCAGGAAAGGCTCGCTGACTCAGGACGTGGAGAAAAACTTCTCTAAGCTGGGCACCACGGTGGTGCTGTGCATGTTTACGTTGCTCTACGCCTGCATCAACGTCTTCTGCTGGTCGGCGGTGCAGCTGGACCTCTCGCATCGAGAGCTCATCGAGAGGAAGCAGCGCTGGGGCCGCCTGGCCATGTACTACGGCGGCCGCTTCGTTGAGAACTTCGTCCTCATCACGCTCTGGTACTTCTTCAAGTCGGACTTCTACGAGTACGTGTGTGCGCCGCTGCTGGCCATCCAGCTGCTGATCTGCTACAGCCTGGCCGTGCTCTTCATGCTGCTCTTCTACCAGTTCTGCCACCCCTGCAGACGCCTCTTCAAGTACAACGTGCACGACTGCCTGCACTGCATCTGCTGCCGTACAGGACGGAGGGAAGCGCGAGGTCGACGAGGGAAGCTGCCGCCCTCGTATTCCACCGCCGCCACCATGGTGCTGGTGCAGGAGGAGCCACTGGAGCTGCTGGACCCCCAAAACTCCCAACCCCTGGACCTCACCAGTCAGCTGGGAGAGCGGGAGACGGCTATTGTTGAAGACATGATGGAAGCGGCCTGA